One region of Bacteroidia bacterium genomic DNA includes:
- the fabF gene encoding beta-ketoacyl-ACP synthase II, which produces MQLKRVVVTGMGALTPIGLDIPTYWEGLKSGTSGANLITKFDTTKFKTKFACELKNFDPLQYLDRKEAQRMDSFCHYAIAAAEQAMQDSGLNLEKINLDRAGVVVGSGIGGIHTFFQEVQAFVKGDGTPRFNPFFIPKMIIDLAPGHISIRYGFRGPNYSAVSACATSSHNIIDAFNLIRLGKADVIITGGSEAAVTPTGIGGFNAMKALSERNDDYLRASRPYDKERDGFVLGEGAGILILEELEHALNRGAKIYAEIAGCGMSADAYHITAPDPEGKGVRLVMRNALEDAGMSVEDIDYINTHGTSTPLGDVAEAKAIVEVFGEHAKRLSISSTKSMTGHLLGAAGAVELIACILAIQHNLIPPTINHEHKDEECPDLDYTFNVAKPRNVRAALSNTFGFGGHNTSIIVKRYE; this is translated from the coding sequence ATGCAGTTGAAACGGGTCGTAGTTACGGGCATGGGGGCACTCACCCCTATTGGCTTAGACATACCCACTTACTGGGAAGGTCTTAAATCTGGTACAAGCGGCGCTAATCTAATTACAAAGTTTGACACAACTAAGTTCAAAACGAAGTTTGCTTGTGAGCTCAAAAACTTTGACCCGTTACAGTATTTAGACCGAAAGGAAGCCCAGAGAATGGATAGCTTTTGCCACTATGCCATAGCCGCAGCCGAGCAAGCTATGCAAGACTCTGGGCTAAACCTTGAAAAAATAAATTTAGATAGGGCAGGTGTAGTTGTAGGGTCAGGTATTGGCGGAATACACACTTTCTTTCAAGAGGTACAAGCCTTTGTGAAGGGGGATGGTACTCCGCGTTTTAATCCATTTTTTATTCCTAAAATGATAATAGACCTCGCACCAGGTCATATATCTATCCGATATGGGTTCAGAGGTCCTAACTATTCTGCGGTGTCCGCTTGCGCTACTTCTAGTCATAACATTATTGACGCGTTTAATCTTATTCGCTTAGGCAAAGCAGACGTGATTATTACAGGGGGTTCAGAAGCTGCCGTAACGCCCACAGGTATTGGGGGCTTTAATGCTATGAAAGCACTTTCAGAGCGCAATGATGACTATTTAAGAGCTAGCCGCCCTTATGATAAGGAGAGAGATGGCTTTGTTTTAGGTGAAGGTGCAGGAATTTTAATTTTAGAAGAACTAGAACATGCTCTAAACAGGGGTGCGAAAATTTATGCTGAAATAGCAGGATGTGGTATGTCCGCAGATGCTTATCACATTACTGCGCCTGACCCAGAAGGTAAAGGGGTACGATTAGTAATGCGGAATGCTCTAGAAGATGCGGGCATGAGTGTGGAAGATATTGATTACATCAATACGCATGGCACTTCTACCCCTCTTGGCGATGTCGCAGAAGCAAAGGCTATTGTAGAAGTATTTGGTGAACACGCTAAACGGCTAAGTATTAGCTCTACCAAATCTATGACAGGGCACCTTTTAGGCGCCGCAGGAGCTGTAGAACTTATTGCTTGTATTTTGGCTATACAACATAATCTGATTCCACCTACTATCAATCATGAACATAAAGACGAAGAATGCCCTGACTTAGACTATACCTTTAACGTAGCAAAGCCGAGAAATGTACGAGCTGCATTAAGTAACACCTTCGGCTTCGGCGGGCACAATACTTCTATCATCGTCAAAAGATACGAATAA
- a CDS encoding citrate synthase (catalyzes the formation of citrate from acetyl-CoA and oxaloacetate): MVKLPEGVTLPEGVEIKEGLEGVFTSVSRICKVDGQNGILIYSGYNINDLAKYADYEETMYLLFHDKLPNRREYDEFVSRLRSMRQVPQPVLDYLKTLNKKISPMHALRTAVSMLADFDDKADDLSYENCYRIALSLNAKISTLVAAIARIRKGLEPIPPTEHLNEAANFLYMLRGVEPGPAETEAIDMCLILHAEHGLNASTFTAKVCASSESDFYSATTAAIGSLKGPLHGGANTEVMEMLLEIGSVENVEPYIMKRLQNKQKIFGFGHRVYKTIDPRAEHLKNLSKALSEEAGNMKWYEISLKIQEVMRREMDMKGKPIYPNVDFFSASAYYTMGIELEMYTPIFAMSRMSGWCAHLLEQLNDNKLIRPRLYYIGKMNLPYIPIDQRE; encoded by the coding sequence ATGGTCAAACTACCTGAAGGTGTTACGCTCCCTGAGGGCGTAGAAATAAAAGAGGGTTTAGAAGGTGTTTTCACTTCTGTTTCTCGTATTTGTAAAGTAGATGGGCAGAATGGCATTCTGATTTATAGTGGCTACAACATCAATGATTTAGCCAAGTATGCTGATTATGAAGAAACAATGTATTTACTTTTCCATGACAAGCTTCCTAATAGAAGAGAATACGATGAGTTTGTCAGTCGATTGCGTTCTATGCGTCAGGTGCCTCAGCCCGTTTTAGATTATCTTAAAACACTGAATAAAAAAATAAGCCCGATGCATGCGCTGCGCACAGCAGTTTCTATGTTAGCTGATTTTGATGACAAAGCCGACGATTTGAGTTATGAGAACTGTTATCGTATTGCATTGAGTTTGAATGCAAAAATAAGCACGTTAGTAGCAGCTATTGCTCGTATTCGTAAGGGATTAGAACCTATTCCTCCCACAGAACACCTTAATGAAGCGGCTAACTTTTTATATATGCTTCGCGGGGTTGAACCTGGTCCAGCCGAAACTGAAGCTATTGATATGTGTTTAATTCTCCATGCAGAACATGGCTTGAACGCTTCTACTTTTACTGCCAAAGTCTGTGCTTCTTCTGAATCTGACTTCTATTCTGCTACCACAGCGGCTATTGGTTCTTTGAAGGGACCTTTACACGGTGGGGCAAATACAGAAGTTATGGAAATGCTTTTAGAGATAGGTTCCGTAGAAAATGTAGAGCCTTATATTATGAAACGGCTACAAAACAAACAAAAAATATTTGGCTTCGGGCATCGCGTTTACAAAACCATTGATCCTCGCGCAGAGCATTTAAAAAATCTCTCCAAAGCACTTTCCGAAGAAGCTGGAAATATGAAATGGTACGAAATTTCCTTGAAAATACAAGAGGTAATGCGTCGAGAAATGGACATGAAGGGCAAGCCTATCTATCCTAACGTAGACTTTTTCTCTGCATCTGCATATTACACAATGGGCATAGAGTTAGAGATGTATACTCCTATTTTTGCTATGAGTAGAATGTCGGGTTGGTGTGCGCATCTTTTAGAGCAGCTTAATGACAACAAGTTAATTCGCCCACGTTTGTATTACATAGGCAAAATGAATCTGCCTTACATTCCTATTGACCAAAGAGAATAG
- a CDS encoding TIGR02757 family protein, with amino-acid sequence MDRTTTVTPRISALLEKLFEKYHTVHFIEHDPICIPHQYTQKQDIEIAAFFAAVLAWGQRKTILKKCKDLFERMDNAPYDFILNHSEKDYKALQGFKHRTFNEIDLVYFVQQLQKIYQRYNSLEPLFSVVPQSENVYEGLVRFNQIFLEKAPLRTCKHISTPLKNSACKRLNMFLRWMVRRNSPVDFGIWQTIQPAQLVCPLDIHVEHAAKQLFLMDKKTKPTWKAAVELTAVLKKLCPEDPVKYDYALFGLSQQKLQF; translated from the coding sequence ATGGATAGAACAACAACTGTAACTCCCCGAATCTCTGCTTTATTAGAAAAGCTTTTTGAAAAGTATCATACTGTACATTTTATTGAACACGATCCTATTTGTATTCCACATCAATATACTCAAAAACAGGATATAGAAATTGCTGCTTTTTTTGCTGCTGTTCTAGCTTGGGGACAACGTAAAACTATTCTTAAAAAATGTAAAGATCTGTTTGAACGCATGGATAATGCTCCTTATGATTTTATTCTGAACCACTCTGAAAAAGACTACAAAGCTTTACAAGGATTTAAGCATAGAACATTCAACGAAATAGATTTAGTTTATTTTGTGCAGCAACTCCAAAAAATATATCAGCGGTATAACAGTTTAGAACCTTTGTTTAGCGTAGTCCCTCAAAGTGAAAACGTCTATGAAGGGCTAGTGCGTTTTAATCAAATTTTTTTAGAAAAAGCACCCTTGCGGACCTGCAAACACATTAGTACTCCCCTTAAAAACAGTGCTTGTAAAAGACTTAACATGTTTCTACGTTGGATGGTACGCCGTAACAGTCCTGTTGACTTTGGGATATGGCAAACTATACAGCCTGCGCAGTTGGTTTGTCCCTTAGACATTCATGTAGAGCATGCTGCTAAACAGCTCTTTTTGATGGATAAAAAAACTAAACCCACTTGGAAAGCTGCTGTTGAGCTTACCGCCGTTCTTAAAAAGCTCTGCCCTGAAGATCCTGTCAAATATGACTATGCTTTATTTGGACTAAGTCAGCAAAAGCTGCAGTTTTAA
- a CDS encoding glycerol-3-phosphate dehydrogenase: protein MVSIVGGGSLATVLAKLLAQHDFTIYWWMRDAHQIAHILEYRQNPKYIPDLYIPENVVPTQDWDLTLKNAEFTFLVVPSAFLKQVLPSQLPQKCIYVSGIKGLLYPQNQTVSQSLIQDYSIPAAQIVVISGPTHAEEMAQQQLSYLHIASTDLQTAQKVENLLKQPYLRTTLTQDVLGIEYFGAIKNVMAIAMGIVNGLGYGDNFKATFFTYIIKEIEQLLKFLCPNSARNILDSVYLGDALVTAYSQYSRNRMFGSMIGRGYSIKSAQLEMKMVAEGYYALQSIYELIQDKKDAFSITNMLYKIIYQFQPPRKTVQQWIEQQL from the coding sequence ATGGTTTCCATAGTAGGTGGGGGAAGCTTAGCTACTGTATTAGCTAAGCTTTTGGCGCAGCATGACTTTACCATATACTGGTGGATGCGGGATGCTCACCAAATAGCACATATCCTTGAATATAGACAAAACCCTAAGTACATTCCTGACTTGTACATACCTGAAAATGTCGTTCCTACTCAAGATTGGGATCTTACCTTAAAAAACGCAGAGTTTACATTTTTAGTTGTTCCTTCTGCTTTTCTAAAGCAAGTTTTACCTTCTCAATTACCTCAAAAATGCATTTATGTTAGCGGAATAAAAGGTTTGCTGTATCCTCAAAACCAAACAGTTTCTCAATCTCTGATTCAGGATTATTCTATTCCTGCTGCACAAATAGTCGTCATTAGCGGACCTACTCACGCAGAGGAAATGGCACAGCAACAGCTTTCATATTTGCACATAGCTAGCACGGATTTACAAACCGCTCAAAAAGTAGAGAATTTGTTAAAACAGCCTTATTTAAGAACAACTTTAACACAAGATGTGTTAGGAATAGAGTACTTTGGAGCTATTAAAAATGTTATGGCAATAGCAATGGGGATTGTCAATGGTTTGGGCTATGGCGATAACTTCAAAGCCACATTTTTTACTTACATAATCAAAGAAATTGAGCAATTGTTAAAGTTTTTATGTCCAAATTCTGCGAGAAATATCCTAGACAGCGTTTATCTTGGGGATGCCTTAGTTACTGCATATAGCCAATACAGTAGAAATCGCATGTTTGGTAGTATGATAGGTAGAGGATATTCTATTAAATCTGCCCAATTGGAAATGAAAATGGTAGCTGAAGGGTATTATGCCCTGCAAAGTATTTACGAACTGATACAAGATAAAAAAGATGCTTTTTCTATTACAAACATGTTATACAAAATAATTTATCAATTTCAACCTCCCCGCAAAACAGTACAGCAATGGATAGAACAACAACTGTAA
- a CDS encoding DUF5723 family protein, which yields MKKILVSVLTIAATAVLAQYNLSATYCDHNDLNSSRYEPSELYLGRKHVQVSSNFYFWIGNNAIDYGIIKKFREGESITEQEIDNFVNNLRERNQIGAGQDFQIAGLALQLGGLNLSFTAIDRFAMEMNYSKNLMKLAWKGNKQFAGQRTALGPLSFNAHYTREYAVGSAFNLAGTIQKGVRLGVRGKYIQGIGSIYMPKSDLYLYTAADGRSIEAEFDYKLQTSGIRNFNGRNFNGTGYGVDLGISANFSKHFEVNASLLDFGSVTYTKDVKTYEKRGKYVYEGAVISNFFGDPRYNLDSITSIFKPTETTGQSYSMSLGTKIFLQTEIKWGGKMDEELEDDEEYQGHSIILTYVQGLNNMPGATTRPYLSLAYNYDLRNMFNFGISGAVGGYNNYAVGGFLSFNLMHILKIGIGSDNLMPIVKPTLGTGADVSLNLSLAF from the coding sequence ATGAAAAAGATATTAGTTTCTGTTTTGACAATAGCTGCTACGGCAGTCCTTGCGCAGTATAATTTATCGGCTACATACTGCGATCACAACGACCTGAACTCTTCTCGTTATGAACCCTCTGAATTGTATTTAGGCAGAAAGCATGTTCAGGTAAGTTCTAATTTTTACTTTTGGATAGGGAATAATGCCATAGATTATGGGATAATAAAAAAGTTCCGTGAAGGGGAATCTATTACAGAGCAAGAGATTGACAATTTTGTTAACAATTTGAGAGAGCGCAATCAAATTGGAGCAGGGCAAGATTTTCAAATTGCAGGGCTTGCTTTGCAGCTTGGTGGACTCAACCTTTCTTTTACTGCCATAGATAGGTTTGCTATGGAAATGAACTACTCTAAAAACTTAATGAAACTTGCATGGAAAGGAAACAAGCAATTTGCAGGGCAGCGTACTGCGTTAGGTCCTCTGTCTTTTAATGCACATTACACTCGGGAGTATGCCGTAGGTAGTGCGTTTAACCTTGCTGGAACTATTCAAAAAGGAGTGCGATTGGGCGTAAGAGGAAAATACATTCAAGGTATAGGTTCAATATACATGCCTAAAAGTGATTTATATCTATACACGGCTGCTGATGGCCGATCTATTGAAGCAGAATTTGACTATAAGCTGCAAACTTCTGGTATCCGAAACTTTAACGGTAGAAATTTCAACGGTACAGGCTACGGTGTAGACCTAGGTATCAGTGCTAATTTTTCTAAGCACTTTGAGGTTAATGCTAGTCTGCTAGACTTTGGTTCAGTAACTTATACAAAAGATGTAAAAACGTATGAAAAACGAGGTAAATATGTTTATGAAGGTGCAGTAATCAGCAACTTTTTCGGCGATCCCCGATACAATCTTGACTCAATCACTAGTATATTCAAGCCTACTGAAACAACAGGGCAAAGCTACTCTATGAGCTTAGGCACGAAAATATTTTTACAAACTGAAATTAAATGGGGAGGAAAAATGGATGAAGAACTTGAAGATGATGAGGAATATCAAGGGCACTCTATAATTCTGACGTATGTACAGGGCTTGAACAATATGCCTGGGGCTACCACAAGACCTTATCTTTCCCTAGCCTACAACTATGACTTACGGAACATGTTTAACTTTGGTATATCAGGTGCTGTAGGTGGATATAATAATTATGCCGTAGGTGGATTTTTGTCTTTCAATCTTATGCATATTCTCAAAATTGGCATAGGTTCAGACAATCTCATGCCGATAGTAAAACCTACTCTTGGGACAGGTGCGGATGTAAGTTTGAATTTGTCATTAGCTTTTTGA
- a CDS encoding YegP family protein, producing MGKFVISKRKNGEFQFNLQADNGQTILTSEGYTTKASCINGIESVKKNSTEDDRYERKTSANGKFYFNLKATNGQVIGTSEMYESEESRENGIASVKRNAPDAEIVDQTTSE from the coding sequence ATGGGAAAATTTGTAATTTCTAAAAGAAAAAACGGGGAATTCCAATTCAACTTGCAAGCTGACAATGGTCAGACTATTCTAACTAGTGAAGGCTACACTACAAAAGCCAGTTGTATTAACGGGATTGAATCGGTTAAGAAAAACAGCACAGAAGATGATAGATACGAGCGCAAAACTTCTGCTAACGGCAAATTCTACTTTAATCTCAAAGCTACAAACGGACAAGTAATAGGTACGAGCGAAATGTATGAATCAGAAGAAAGTCGCGAAAACGGAATTGCGTCAGTTAAGAGAAATGCCCCAGATGCTGAAATAGTTGATCAAACTACATCAGAATAA
- a CDS encoding leucine-rich repeat domain-containing protein, translating into MYFVPLSKHNNQRNSVMKKYIFIWLFVFSGLTAVKSQQAEAQPLPLPPAQLKTKKEFTDINEALKTPKEVYRLNLAHKPFNPKRLYEFQNLQELDISGNEIVKLTYISQLKNLQHLYADECAISSLVGVDELIGMEVMSLAANSIEDLEPLTHLIYLKKLHLNSNQISDISALSNMLYMEDLNLSHNLISSIFALANMSRLKVLNLAHNQITDISILSRLKDLKELHLEGNPDIKSFAPIEELTQLEQLYLPQSPKITVEWINNLKKKLPKCSIHIVES; encoded by the coding sequence ATGTATTTCGTACCTTTGTCCAAACACAATAATCAAAGAAACAGTGTCATGAAAAAGTATATTTTTATTTGGCTATTCGTATTCTCAGGTCTTACTGCGGTAAAATCCCAGCAAGCAGAAGCACAGCCCCTGCCCCTGCCCCCTGCACAACTCAAAACGAAAAAAGAATTTACCGATATCAATGAGGCTCTTAAAACCCCTAAAGAAGTGTATCGCTTAAATTTAGCTCATAAACCTTTTAATCCTAAACGCTTGTATGAATTTCAAAACTTACAAGAACTAGATATTTCAGGAAATGAGATTGTAAAACTAACGTATATTTCCCAACTCAAAAACTTACAACACCTATACGCTGATGAATGCGCTATTTCAAGCTTAGTAGGAGTAGACGAACTGATTGGAATGGAAGTAATGAGCTTAGCTGCTAATAGCATCGAGGACCTAGAACCGCTTACTCACTTAATTTACTTAAAAAAATTGCACCTAAATTCTAACCAAATTAGTGATATTAGCGCACTGAGCAACATGTTGTACATGGAGGACTTAAACCTTAGCCACAATCTTATTTCTAGTATATTCGCACTAGCAAACATGTCCCGACTAAAAGTCTTAAATCTTGCTCATAACCAAATTACTGACATAAGTATTTTATCCAGATTAAAAGACCTCAAAGAACTGCATTTAGAAGGTAATCCTGATATAAAATCCTTTGCCCCTATTGAGGAGCTAACTCAATTAGAGCAATTATACTTACCTCAAAGCCCAAAAATTACCGTAGAGTGGATAAATAACTTAAAGAAAAAACTGCCTAAGTGCAGCATTCATATTGTAGAATCATAG
- a CDS encoding ABC transporter substrate-binding protein: MDMHTIKLALDWTPNINHIGFLIAKELGFYYQKGIGVEIISPSEDNYQLTPGKKLELGLVDFAIAPFETVISFNNKANSAPFIAVFAILQEDLSCIATLNRPDIHTPKDLDNKIYASYKARYEDAIVKQMIINAGGKGTIRILYPDKLGIWNTLLENKADATWIFDNWEGAEALTKGIQLKKFRLKDYGIPYAYSPVLISHADKLNHNQELYANFVKATREGFLYAQQNRPQSISILKNYLSYEENQKIDIEKAFSMTAQHFGDTNTCGLMKKDRVSNFLEWLVEHKLENPKILEQNLFTNELL; this comes from the coding sequence ATGGACATGCACACAATTAAATTAGCATTAGACTGGACGCCAAATATCAATCACATAGGTTTTTTAATAGCAAAAGAGCTAGGTTTTTATTACCAAAAAGGAATTGGAGTTGAAATAATCAGCCCCAGTGAGGATAATTATCAGCTTACACCAGGTAAAAAATTAGAACTTGGACTAGTAGATTTTGCTATTGCACCTTTTGAAACAGTAATAAGCTTTAACAATAAAGCGAATAGTGCTCCATTTATAGCAGTGTTTGCAATATTGCAAGAAGATTTGAGCTGCATTGCAACTCTTAATCGTCCAGACATTCACACTCCCAAAGATCTTGACAACAAGATTTATGCTTCCTATAAAGCACGTTATGAAGATGCTATTGTCAAGCAAATGATAATCAACGCAGGAGGAAAAGGTACAATACGCATTTTATATCCTGATAAACTAGGAATTTGGAATACACTTTTGGAGAACAAAGCCGATGCTACTTGGATATTTGATAATTGGGAAGGCGCAGAAGCCTTGACCAAAGGGATACAGCTTAAAAAATTCAGGCTAAAAGACTACGGTATTCCCTACGCTTACTCACCTGTACTTATTTCTCATGCAGATAAACTCAACCATAATCAAGAACTATATGCAAACTTTGTAAAAGCTACTCGAGAAGGCTTTTTATATGCCCAACAAAATAGACCACAGTCTATTTCTATTCTCAAAAATTATCTTAGCTATGAAGAAAACCAAAAAATTGACATAGAAAAAGCTTTTTCTATGACCGCACAGCACTTTGGTGATACTAATACTTGCGGTTTGATGAAGAAAGATAGAGTTTCAAATTTTTTAGAATGGCTAGTTGAACATAAACTAGAAAATCCAAAAATTCTTGAACAAAATTTATTTACAAATGAACTGCTCTGA
- the rnc gene encoding ribonuclease III has protein sequence MYRLTGHIPKNIELFKLAFTHTSVISANSKEQVALYSNERLEFLGDAIFSSIITEVLYRKYPLKTEGFLTELRAKIINRDFLDALAVKLHFDAFINYRREKVPKAKNLYGNCFEAFIGALYLDAGYENTKKFVVHRLLAYWIDIEQLSLTDTNFKSKLIEYTQEHKMNLPSFEVIEEKKEGGQKLYVVQVKVGDITAIGIDSVKKKAEQLAAEQALTKIEQSNRKNF, from the coding sequence GTGTATAGACTAACAGGACACATACCTAAAAACATAGAACTTTTCAAACTTGCTTTCACTCATACCTCTGTAATTAGCGCAAACTCAAAAGAACAAGTAGCTTTGTACTCAAACGAACGATTGGAATTTTTGGGTGATGCTATATTTTCGTCTATTATTACCGAAGTCCTATATCGGAAATATCCACTCAAGACAGAAGGTTTTCTTACTGAACTAAGAGCAAAAATTATCAACAGAGATTTTTTAGACGCTTTGGCAGTCAAACTTCATTTTGATGCATTTATCAATTACCGTAGAGAAAAGGTACCCAAAGCTAAAAACTTATACGGAAACTGCTTTGAAGCTTTTATCGGTGCACTCTATCTTGATGCAGGATATGAAAATACTAAAAAATTTGTCGTGCATCGTTTGTTAGCTTACTGGATAGATATAGAGCAGCTTTCGCTGACAGATACCAACTTCAAAAGCAAACTTATTGAATATACCCAAGAGCACAAAATGAATTTACCTTCTTTTGAAGTTATAGAGGAAAAAAAAGAAGGCGGACAAAAGTTGTACGTAGTTCAAGTTAAGGTAGGAGATATCACGGCTATAGGAATAGATTCAGTGAAGAAAAAAGCCGAACAGCTAGCTGCCGAGCAAGCATTAACAAAAATTGAACAGAGTAACAGGAAAAATTTCTAA
- a CDS encoding SBBP repeat-containing protein, producing the protein MFSQSAPTFAWAKPIAGSQSENILATFVDASGNIYVTGIFTGTVDMDPGPALVPLIPVGMTDIFVAKYSPAGSLIWAKQIGGPGQETGYSIVLDNTGNIYVTGVFENTVDFDPGPSAYDLTAVGGFDIFTLKLDPSGGFLWVNQCGGPEDEFSLNIALDNTGNLYIGGIFDGIVDFDPSPSVFSLNPIGRDLFIVKFTASTGAFQWAKRFASTTTTSFCNIGGLALDAAGNFYVTGGFGGTVDFDTGSGTYTLTSMGAQANLFVCKLDNTTALTWIKQVGASGATVSGRDLQIDNLNNVIVTGSFQGSCDFDPGAGTFNLTSNGLSDAFILKLNDVGSFAWAAGIGSTGYDDGEKIVVTQTNDIIVLGSYQGTVDFDPGLPIYQITSDMDSWDIFILKLNSTGNFEWVKSVGGPSWDQGFAICQDNSANLYIAGNFSDTCDFDPDASTFYLSATQFDAFILKLSAFPTYVESHQVEKLFDVYPTVTNNTLYIRPANQNYIVQIFDFSGKKVIELQNPTAIPVDNLCSGLYTVCIQNLTTNSLEYHKFIIQH; encoded by the coding sequence TTGTTTTCTCAAAGTGCTCCTACGTTTGCGTGGGCTAAGCCTATCGCAGGAAGCCAAAGCGAAAATATACTAGCAACATTTGTAGATGCATCGGGTAACATCTATGTAACAGGCATATTTACAGGAACCGTAGATATGGATCCAGGTCCTGCCCTAGTTCCATTGATACCAGTAGGTATGACCGATATTTTTGTAGCCAAGTATTCTCCCGCAGGATCGCTAATATGGGCTAAGCAAATTGGCGGACCTGGCCAAGAAACAGGATATAGTATTGTATTGGACAATACAGGCAATATTTATGTAACAGGAGTTTTTGAAAATACCGTAGACTTTGATCCAGGTCCGAGTGCTTATGACTTAACTGCGGTAGGCGGATTTGATATTTTTACGCTAAAGCTAGATCCTTCGGGTGGGTTTTTATGGGTCAATCAGTGTGGCGGACCTGAAGATGAATTTTCCTTGAATATTGCACTGGATAACACAGGCAATTTATACATAGGAGGAATTTTTGACGGAATAGTAGATTTTGACCCTAGCCCTTCTGTGTTCAGTCTTAATCCCATTGGAAGAGATTTATTTATTGTCAAATTTACCGCAAGCACAGGTGCATTCCAATGGGCAAAACGATTTGCTAGCACTACTACTACTAGTTTCTGTAATATTGGAGGCTTAGCATTAGATGCAGCAGGTAATTTTTATGTTACAGGGGGTTTCGGAGGTACTGTGGATTTTGATACAGGTTCTGGTACTTACACACTAACCTCAATGGGTGCCCAAGCTAACTTGTTTGTTTGTAAACTAGATAACACGACAGCTTTAACATGGATTAAACAAGTTGGGGCATCAGGTGCAACAGTATCTGGAAGAGACTTACAAATAGATAACCTGAATAATGTGATTGTTACAGGTTCATTTCAAGGCAGCTGCGATTTTGACCCAGGAGCAGGTACTTTCAATCTTACTTCTAATGGGCTTTCAGATGCATTTATTTTGAAACTAAATGATGTAGGAAGTTTTGCTTGGGCAGCTGGTATTGGTTCAACCGGGTATGATGATGGAGAAAAAATAGTTGTTACGCAAACTAATGATATTATTGTTTTAGGAAGCTACCAAGGTACAGTAGATTTTGACCCAGGATTACCTATATATCAAATAACTTCAGACATGGACTCATGGGATATCTTTATTCTCAAGCTCAATAGTACAGGAAATTTTGAATGGGTTAAGAGTGTTGGCGGTCCTTCTTGGGACCAAGGGTTTGCGATATGTCAAGATAACTCTGCAAATCTCTACATTGCAGGAAATTTTTCAGATACCTGCGATTTTGATCCGGATGCTTCTACTTTTTACCTGTCTGCTACTCAATTTGATGCATTTATACTTAAATTAAGTGCATTTCCTACCTATGTAGAAAGCCATCAGGTCGAAAAACTCTTTGACGTATACCCAACTGTAACTAACAATACTTTGTACATTCGTCCTGCAAACCAAAATTACATTGTTCAAATTTTTGATTTTAGTGGCAAAAAGGTAATAGAATTACAGAATCCCACTGCTATTCCTGTTGATAACCTTTGTAGCGGATTGTATACTGTGTGCATACAAAACTTGACTACAAATAGTTTAGAATATCACAAATTTATCATTCAACACTGA
- a CDS encoding acyl carrier protein: MAESNVAQRVKNIIVEKLGVDASEVTPEASFTNDLGADSLDIVELIMEFEKEFNVSIPDDAAEKISTVGQAVSYLEQQVASK; encoded by the coding sequence ATGGCAGAGTCAAACGTAGCACAAAGAGTAAAAAACATTATCGTAGAAAAACTTGGAGTAGATGCTAGCGAAGTAACTCCAGAAGCCAGTTTTACAAATGATTTAGGCGCAGATTCATTAGACATAGTAGAGTTAATCATGGAATTTGAGAAAGAATTTAATGTCAGCATTCCTGACGATGCTGCAGAGAAAATTAGTACAGTAGGTCAAGCAGTGAGTTACTTAGAACAACAAGTAGCATCTAAATAA